One window of the Dermacentor andersoni chromosome 10, qqDerAnde1_hic_scaffold, whole genome shotgun sequence genome contains the following:
- the LOC126543448 gene encoding uncharacterized protein, whose translation MQADGDQVDAVVEDDAPIQAKSMSRTQAGETNEISQQLDSPAQPDSERSQRNTNQGPLRSPPNTSSSGNQEQTSDTARGRSENVHEQSLGVASNEHGATPEPLPSFSDAVESPSRQASQVTQPSYEDSTALPAANAAANAAVHTSSILPALEQVRSAYRFPLQGPDSSRERNVSGAYEAPDDGALSPQPATEVDASDATENARRRVVRPSLERLVGAHTRRMRLGQQYEASIRVRVPPDLEVLEQGPCRFTLILANDEAGVPEGTHHLAEWETFTRALLAVHVCIHRVTVLISAVSRSPRNFYRGFSLRDGTAVIFVEVSAFRDPCIEFVLPYLRNLCRLGMAEEAGICFQDMVLLNRDVRGQEMFRELLQMDDRLELDNNNRNLVRILDTTREMPFLRQLVIYLHNTGSGPSEPRQISLNLTLHFSTDARRLRYEVDATYAPFLRCQCANDRGVSTTTGVETSIIPTLSARRELTCSTGDLVPYIVSVTHPAMHGTYVIHVLSIVWMRAGD comes from the exons GCTGGTGAAACAAACGAAATTTCGCAGCAACTTGATTCGCCTGCGCAACCCGACAGCGAGCGGTCGCAACGGAATACCAATCAAGGGCCTCTGAGGAGTCCACCTAATACTTCCTCATCGGGAAATCAAGAGCAGACTAGCGATACTGCGAGGGGAAGGAGTGAGAACGTGCATGAACAAA GCTTGGGTGTCGCGTCAAATGAACATGGTGCTACACCAGAACCACTGCCTTCTTTTTCCGACGCCGTCGAGTCTCCTTCCCGCCAAGCTTCTCAAGTAACACAGCCGTCGTATGAGGACAGCACCGCTCTTCCCGCAGCTAACGCAGCTGCAAACGCGGCTGTCCACACGTCAAGCATATTGCCGGCCCTAGAGCAAGTGCG GTCAGCGTATAGGTTTCCTCTCCAGGGCCCAGACAGTTCACGGGAGAGAAACGTAAGCGGCGCCTATGAAGCACCGGATGATGGTGCGCTTTCTCCACAGCCAGCGACAGAGGTCGACGCCTCGGACGCCACTGAAAACGCACGAAGGCGCGTCGTAAGACCAAGTTTGGAACGCTTGGTTGGCGCACATACACGAAGGATGAGGCTCGGCCAGCAATACGAAGCAAGCATAAGGGTGCGCGTTCCTCCAGACCTCGAAGTCTTGGAACAAGGGCCCTGCCGATTTACGCTAATACTTGCCAATGACGAAGCCGGAGTGCCGGAAGGAACAC ATCATCTTGCCGAATGGGAAACGTTCACAAGGGCACTGCTGGCTGTTCACGTTTGTATTCACCGCGTGACCGTGCTCATCTCGGCAGTGTCCAGGTCACCCAGAAACTTCTACCGGGGCTTCAGTTTGCGAGACGGTACCGCAGTGATCTTCGTTGAAGTCTCTGCATTTCGTGACCCGTGCATAGAGTTTGTGTTACCGTATTTGCGGAATCTATGTCGACTAGGAATGGCCGAAGAGGCTGGTATATGCTTTCAAGACATGGTTCTGCTTAATCGTGACGTCCGAGGGCAGGAGATGTTCCGTGAATTGCTCCAGATGGATGATCGTCTCGAATTGGACAATAACAACAG AAACCTCGTACGAATATTGGACACTACCAGGGAGATGCCCTTTCTGCGCCAGCTCGTAATATACCTCCACAACACTGGCAGTGGACCATCCGAGCCTCGACAAATCTCGCTGAACCTGACGCTCCACTTTTCCACTGACGCTCGGAGACTGAGGTACGAGGTCGACGCAACCTACGCCCCCTTCCTGCGCTGCCAATGCGCCAATGACCGTGGCGTAAGCACAACGACAGGTGTTGAGACAAGCATAATACCGACACTCAGCGCCCGTCGCGAACTGACATGTTCCACAGGTGACTTGGTGCCGTACATAGTTAGTGTTACGCACCCTGCAATGCATGGTACTTATGTTATTCATGTGCTTTCCATAGTTTGGATGCGTGCTGGAGATTAG